The sequence CGAGCAGCCCTCGGGTCGATCCGGACCAATCTGTTCGTGAACTAACGATCGCTCTTGCCGTTGTGCCGCATCCGGGCCGCCTTCGACTGCGTGCGCGGAGGGGACAACCATGAGGACCGATTCGCGCCAGCAATTGGATTCAGGCAGCACCGAGGATCGAACCTACCTCGAGTCGCTGATCAAGGAGGATTTCGAGCGATGCCATCCCGGTGAGACACTGGACGATCTCAAGCGGCGAGCGTCCTTTTCGAGAGAGGACAGAGGCCTGCTGCGGGACTGGATGACGGTCGCCGCTGGCCGCGCCGCGGCCACAACGCGCGGCTAAAGGATAGCGCGAGCAAGCGACGATCCGCTGCCATCCTTACGGGCTCGATCGAAGGATCCGAAACTCACGGCGGTCCCGGTTCAAGCCGGTGAGGCCCCGGTATCGAGTAGCTGCGAGACGACGGCAGCCAATTGCGCCGGGGCAAAGGGCTTCTGAATCAGGACGCTGCCGTCGACGCCCTGCGATTGCCAGTCAGGCGCGCTGGCGCTCGTCATGTAGACCACAGGAAAGCCCGGGATGATTTCCCTGATCTGCCGCGCCAGTTCCCAGCCGCTGATGCCGTCACCCAGGTTGATGTCCGTCACCAGGACCCGACATCCCTCGCGGCCATCGCAAAAAGTGGACATGGCCTCCTCCCCCGAATGGACCGAGCAGGCCTCGAAACCGACGTCGGACAACGCGTCCTCGACGAAGCTTGCGATGAGAGCCTCATCCTCCACAACCAGAACTCGAACGGAATCACTCACTTTCAAGTCTCCTCGGCGATCAGGCCTGATCGTCGACCGGGTCGTGGTGCGTCGAGCAGCCAGACGCCAGAGTGTCGTCCTGCCTCAGGCCACCGGCACGCCGTAGTAGGCGTTCACGGAGCGCGTGGTCGCCGGGTCGCTCCAATTCCAACTGCTCTCGTCGGCGTATTTGGGGGCGCCGCGGAGCTGGTCCTGGGTGATACCGGTGACGTAGCCGCCGAGGTTGGTGTCGTATTTCAACGCCTGCCAGGGCAGCGGATAATGATCGTCGCCGATGCCGAGCAGCCCGCCGAAGCTGAGCACCGCGTACGACACCTTGCCGCTGACCTTGTCGATCATGACGCGCTCGATGTAGCCGACCTTTTCCCCGTCGGCCCCGTACACGTTCGTACCCTCCACCTTGTCGCTGCCGATCAGGCTGAACGTCTCGCGATCTTCCATGGCCATGGTTGACCTCCTGGATGTTGTCTCCGGAAATCAACGGTGCCACGATGCCTCCGTTCCCGGCAGCGACCGCGGCGAAATGTTGATCTCCCAGGGATGGAGCGGCCGGGTCGGATGACGCGCCGCAATGCCCGCCGGAAGAAGTCGGCGAGCGGAGTTCGAGGATAGAGCTGACCGATTGGAGCGCGATTTTCTGAGGAAGCTCCTCGGCGAATCCTGGTCAGCCCGCCGACGTTCGACCACGAAATCGTGGCGCGGCTGGTGTAACTGGGTCTGGTGGAAACCGAACCGCTTCCATCCGGAGATATCAAGTATCGCATCACCGACGCCGGGCGGGCAGCGGCTACCGCGTGAACCACGGATCGGCGAGCCGCGGCAGATCGGAGGAACGATAGCCTTGCGACACTATTGAACTGGAGGGACTGTCGCCCGCCGTTGAACTACGGCGCCTGTCGCGGATAGCCAAAGGTCTCACGACCCGCTATTCAGAACTAGCGCTCGCGAGGATAGCCAAAGGCGGCGGTCTCTCCGCAACCTCGGTATTCTCGCAGCTACGCGCCTTTGCCGGCCTCAAGGTCCCCGGGCCGTTGCCGTTCGTGTCGCGCCTTCGCCGGCAGGCGCGATCTCCATCCCGCACCCGCACGACTTATTTGCCGCGCAGCGACAGACTGATCCGCGTTACGACGTCGTCCCACTCGCGCTCTTCGCTCGCCGGGTAGTTGATCAGGACGCAGTGAATCAATCCACTCGAGAAGTTGCAGCGGTTGTACCAGACCTTGTCGGCCTTGTAGCTGGAAACAGCAAAGAACCGAGGCGTCGTTCGCTTGTACTGGATGCGCGCGGGCGGATGCTTCTTTGCGAGAAATGCAGCGGGCGAATCGTTGGAGACGTTGGGTGCGGCCTGTATCGTAAGGTCGGCTCGGCCGTCAGCCGTCCGAAATCGCTGTCCGTAGCCATCCGGCCGGCCGACTTCTTCGGTAAAGATCGAGGCCGGGAAATCGACTGAGGTACCGGTCTGCGGGATGGAATAGGTCGTCCATCTCACCGGTTGAGCCGAAACCGCGGAGGTCGAGGCGACAAGTGCAAAAACTAGCACCGACACAACCCATTTCATAGGGTCTCCTCCCAGGAATCATGAAGACCCGACGAGCGACTTCATGAGCTTTCTTCGGACTGGTTTCCGCGAGCTCAATTCGATCCGGAGGCGGTCGTTCCGCTGCAAGCGCGTTTCTGACTACAGCTCCGCGATCTCGCTCGGCAGCGGAGCCGGCCTCGTCGTCGGCGCGAGCGGCACCCACCCTCGCGTCAAGGAGCAAGTCGCTGGCCTCCGAGTTTCCATCTGCTGGAGCGAAATCGTTCATGCATGGAGAGGTCGTGCGCGCGGTCAAGGAGAGCAAACGGTCCAGGAGGTCCCGCTTCCTCCGCGACGCGATGGTCGACGTGCAGATTGCCGGCCGCGGCATTCGCAGCAGGCGGGTCCTGCTGGCGATGCGGCAGGTCCCCCGCGAAATCTTCCTTGATCGTCGGTTCGCGGAAGCCGCGTACGAAGACAGCGCGGTACCGATCCCGAAAGGGCAGACCATCTCTCAGCCCTACATCGTCGCCAGGATGCTCGAGGCTGCCGCAATCGCCAAGTCGGACCGGGTTCTGGAGATCGGCGCGGGTTCGGGTTATCTGGCGGCACTCGCCGCCAAGCTCGGGCGGGAGGTTTGCGCGCTCGAGCGCCATGAAGCATTGGTGCAGCGCGCCCGATCTCGCCTTCGGCATCTCGGCTGCCGCAACGTGGATCTGCGTCAGGGCGACGGGACTGCAGGATGGCCGGATGGCGGCGAGTTCGACGTGATCGTGGTGTCGGCCGCCGGCGCGCAGATACCCGCGGCTCTCAAGGCTCAACTGGCTCCGTCGGGAAGACTTCTCATCCCGCTCGGCGATCCTGACGATGTGCAGTGGCTGACGAAGCTGACACGCGGGCCGGAGGGTCGTTTCGTCGAGGACAGGATAGAGGAGGTGCGCTTCGTTCCTCTTGTTTCCTGCGGGGAGCCGAGGAAGCCGTGACGACGGCCGGCCTTGACCTGGCAGTGTCGTCCGAACGCAAGATGCGTTGGCCGTACCCGTTCAGGAAGGGCTTGCCCGAGCTCATTCGCGCGCCTCGCGCCGACGCTCGCGGCGTTCGCGCCGCCGCTTGGCCCGATCCGCCGGTTGCGGGAGGGCAGGCACCGGCGCAGCAACGGTCTCGACCGAGGTCGCCTCGAGCAACTGGTGGGTCCCAGGGCGAGCCTCAAGGAATTCCAGCACCGCCCGGCCCTTCTCGGCGATCTTCCAACCGCCGCTTTCCGTCAGACCGCAGCTGTGGAAGAACTATTTTGTCTAAGAAGAACTCTATTGTCTAAAAAGAACTATATTGTCTTCACACACCGGCCGGGGCTCATCGCATGGACGATGCTAGATCTGCCGCTCGACCATCTTGAGCTTCAGCTCGGCGATGGCTTCCGCCGGGTTGAGGCCCTTCGGGCACGCCTTGGCGCAGTTCATGATGGTGTGGCAGCGATAGAGGCGGAACGGGTCCTCGAGATTGTCGAGGCGCTCGCCGGTGGCCTCGTCGCGGGAGTCGGAGACCCAGCGGTTGGCCTGGAGCAGCGCGGCGGGGCCGAGATAGCGGTCACTGTTCCACCAATAGCTCGGGCACGAGGTCGAGCAGCAGGCGCACAGGATGCACTCGTAGAGGCCGTCGAGCTTCTCGCGGTCCTCGTGGCTCTGGCGCCATTCCTTCTGCGGCGTCGGCGAGGTCGTCTTCAGCCACGGCTCGACGGAGGCGTACTGCGCGTAGAAGTTCGTCAGATCGGGGACGAGGTCCTTCACGACCGGCTGGTGCGGCAACGGGTTGATCTTCACCGCGCCGTCCTTGACGTCGTGCATCGAGCGGGTGCAGGCCAGCGTGTTCTGGCCGTCGATGTTCATTGCGCAGGAGCCGCAGACGCCTTCGCGGCAGGAGCGGCGGAAGGTCAGCGACGGATCGATGTGGTTCTTGATCCAGATCAGGCCGTCCAGCACCATCGGACCGCAATCATGGGTGTCGACGTAATAGGTGTCGACGCTCGGATTCTTGCCGTCATCAGGATTCCAGCGATAAACCCTGAACTCGCGGAGCTCGGTCGCGCCCGCGGGCTTCGGCCAGGTCTTGCCGCCGGTGATCTTGGAGTTCTTCGGAAGTGCGAATTCAACCATTTCGATAGGGCCTTCGCTGTTCGATCAGTACACGCGCGCCTTCGGCGGGATGTACTGCACGTCGTTGGTCATGGTGTAGTTGTGAACCGGGCGATACTCGATCTTGACCTTGCCGGCATCGTCCAGCCAGGCCAGCGTGTGCTTCATCCAGTTCTTGTCGTCACGCTCGGAGAAGTCCTCGCGGGCATGCGCGCCGCGGCTCTCGGTGCGGTTGGCGGCCGAGTTCATCGTCACCACCGCCTGCGAGATCAGATTGTCGAACTCCAGCGTCTCGACGAGGTCCGAATTCCACACCAGCGAGCGGTCGGACACGGCGATGTCGGTGATGCCGCTGTGGACCTTCTGGATCAGGTTCTGGCCTTCGCTCAAGACTTCGCCGGTGCGGAACACCGCGCAGTTGTTCTGCATCACGTGCTGCATGCCTTCGCGCAGCTTCGCGGTCGGCGTGCCGCCGGAGGCGTAGCGATAATGGTCGAGGCGGCCGAGCGCGAGCTCGGCCGAGTTCGCCGGCAGCTCCGGCTGCTTGGCGTTGGGCGTCAGCTTCTCGGCGAGACGGAGCGCGGCGGCGCGGCCGAACACGACGAGATCGATCAGCGAGTTGGAGCCGAGGCGGTTGGCGCCGTGCACGGAGACGCAGGCGGCTTCGCCGATCGCCATCAGACCCGGAATGATGGCGTTGTCGTCGCCGTCCTTCTTGGTCAGGACTTCGCCGTGATAATTCGTCGGGATGCCGCCCATGTTGTAGTGCACGGTCGGCACGATCGGGATCGGCTCGCGCGTCACGTCGACATTGGCGAAGATCTTGGCGGATTCGGAGATGCCCGGCAGGCGCTCGGCGAGCACCGCAGGATCGAGATGGTCGAGATGAAGGAAGATGTGGTCCTTCTTCTTGCCGACGCCGCGTCCTTCGCGGATCTCGATGGTCATCGCGCGCGAGACGACGTCGCGCGAGGCCAGATCCTTTGCTGAAGGCGCGTAGCGCTCCATGAAGCGCTCGCCCTCGGAGTTGACGAGATAACCGCCCTCGCCGCGGGCGCCCTCGGTGACGAGACAGCCCGAGCCGTAGATGCCGGTCGGGTGGAACTGCACGAACTCCATGTCCTGCATCGGCAGGCCTGCGCGCAGCACCATGCCACCGCCGTCGCCGGTGCAGGTGTGCGCCGAGGTGCAGGAGGCGTAGGCGCGGCCAT is a genomic window of Bradyrhizobium sp. CB1717 containing:
- a CDS encoding protein-L-isoaspartate(D-aspartate) O-methyltransferase, with amino-acid sequence MRAVKESKRSRRSRFLRDAMVDVQIAGRGIRSRRVLLAMRQVPREIFLDRRFAEAAYEDSAVPIPKGQTISQPYIVARMLEAAAIAKSDRVLEIGAGSGYLAALAAKLGREVCALERHEALVQRARSRLRHLGCRNVDLRQGDGTAGWPDGGEFDVIVVSAAGAQIPAALKAQLAPSGRLLIPLGDPDDVQWLTKLTRGPEGRFVEDRIEEVRFVPLVSCGEPRKP
- the sdhA gene encoding succinate dehydrogenase flavoprotein subunit, yielding MANATNGTGNSAPATNGKAYPIEDHTYDVVVVGAGGAGLRAVVGCSEAGLRTACITKVFPTRSHTVAAQGGISASLGNMHKDDWRWHMYDTVKGSDWLGDQDAIEYMVRNAPDAVYELEHWGVPFSRTEDGKIYQRPFGGMTTEFGKSQAQRTCAAADRTGHAMLHTMYGQSLRHAAEFFIEFFAIDLIMDDQGTCRGVIALKLDDGTLHRFRAQTVILATGGYGRAYASCTSAHTCTGDGGGMVLRAGLPMQDMEFVQFHPTGIYGSGCLVTEGARGEGGYLVNSEGERFMERYAPSAKDLASRDVVSRAMTIEIREGRGVGKKKDHIFLHLDHLDPAVLAERLPGISESAKIFANVDVTREPIPIVPTVHYNMGGIPTNYHGEVLTKKDGDDNAIIPGLMAIGEAACVSVHGANRLGSNSLIDLVVFGRAAALRLAEKLTPNAKQPELPANSAELALGRLDHYRYASGGTPTAKLREGMQHVMQNNCAVFRTGEVLSEGQNLIQKVHSGITDIAVSDRSLVWNSDLVETLEFDNLISQAVVTMNSAANRTESRGAHAREDFSERDDKNWMKHTLAWLDDAGKVKIEYRPVHNYTMTNDVQYIPPKARVY
- a CDS encoding PRC-barrel domain-containing protein encodes the protein MAMEDRETFSLIGSDKVEGTNVYGADGEKVGYIERVMIDKVSGKVSYAVLSFGGLLGIGDDHYPLPWQALKYDTNLGGYVTGITQDQLRGAPKYADESSWNWSDPATTRSVNAYYGVPVA
- a CDS encoding response regulator; the encoded protein is MSDSVRVLVVEDEALIASFVEDALSDVGFEACSVHSGEEAMSTFCDGREGCRVLVTDINLGDGISGWELARQIREIIPGFPVVYMTSASAPDWQSQGVDGSVLIQKPFAPAQLAAVVSQLLDTGASPA
- a CDS encoding succinate dehydrogenase iron-sulfur subunit — translated: MVEFALPKNSKITGGKTWPKPAGATELREFRVYRWNPDDGKNPSVDTYYVDTHDCGPMVLDGLIWIKNHIDPSLTFRRSCREGVCGSCAMNIDGQNTLACTRSMHDVKDGAVKINPLPHQPVVKDLVPDLTNFYAQYASVEPWLKTTSPTPQKEWRQSHEDREKLDGLYECILCACCSTSCPSYWWNSDRYLGPAALLQANRWVSDSRDEATGERLDNLEDPFRLYRCHTIMNCAKACPKGLNPAEAIAELKLKMVERQI